agaagccaccgcaatgggaagcccacacactgcaacgaagagtagctcccacttgccacaactagagaaagcccgtgtgcagcaataaatatattaacgcatccaataaataaatttaaaaaaatatataaaatgaaacagtATTTAATGCCCTTTAAAATGATACTGGAAGGCTTGTATCAGTTGGCTTGGAAGCTCCAATTTTTCCTCTCCACTCATACATTCTATTGTCATCCTAGCTTAACTTCACAAATTCAACACTATTATGgctttttataaagaatttttatttagatttatgtacatgtttaccattttatttttttattatttctttctacaTATTAAATGAtcttaaagtctttttttgttcttgaattgtaatttttagaaattacttTACAGCTGGTCCCTTGGTAATAAATTCTTGAAGTTTTTGtctgtaatatatttattttacaatggaAGATAATCTTACTAAATATACAATTTTGAGTTTGCAGTTATTTTCTCACCTTACGTTAAAGATATTATTTAACTAACTTTGGGGCTTCCTTTGCTGCTGTTGAGAAGCTGATAGTAATTTTAACTGCTGTTCCTATATACGTGATATTCCCTTTCTCTCTGGTTGTTTTCCATTTCCTCCCTTGGGTGTTCTGAATCTGTTTCCTTTAAATACTGCCCCACCTTCACTGCCTCTATTCTCTCCTGCAGGATACAAACGATGTATATAAATGTTTCCATTGtgtcttccatttctttgaacattctttcatattttcaatatctatctctcttttcttcattaaaGATAAATTCTTTTGATATATGTTCCTAATTactaattctatttaaaattataccTAATCTATCGTTAAACCATCTCAACTCACTTGAAATAACTCTGTTGTTATTTCCATCATGATAGGTTAAAAGGATCCTTCAGTTCATGATATGCTGGTCCATCTTAACAGAGGAATGAAAATAGAATTTCTGTCTGATAGCTTCTCTTCCCTCAATAAATATAATGTGAGGTTTTCAGATAGGATATccatattattaataattaaaatatacaatcaAAATAACTTGAGTGATTTTcagttaattacatatttcgGTTAGTTTGAATAAATTTGGGTTTAAGGAAGGAAATAGAGAGAAGAAATATACtagttaaataaaaatcaaaaaggtAATGTTTAAAAGGATCAGAGAGTTgctggtggtttttttgtttgtttgttttttgtgttttttttttttttcccagcccaTCAATTATAGAGATGAGAACTGAGGTCAAGTGATATAATTTGATTTACCCAACGTCACATAATAGAGTCACAGACAGGACTAGAACCCCTCTCTCAACTCCTTGAGATGATAAACTTCTTCTTATGTTCTCTCTATTCCATATTCAGCAAAATCATAGAACATTTGAAATATATCTTAAACTGTTCTAACCTCCTTTGTCTCTTTGCCCCTCACACAGGAATGGCTGTGAGAAACCAGACTGTGGTGACTGAATTCACCCTCGTCTCCTTTCCCACTGTCCAGGAGCTTCAGATCTTGCTATTTGTTGTTCTCCTGCTGATTTATACACTCACCATAACAGGAAACATTGTCATCATTTCCTTAATATGGACTGATAATCATCTCCAAACCccaatgtacttcttcctcagtaatttgtcatttttggatattttattcaCAACTACTATTGCCCCAAAGTTGCTAGTTTGCCTCTTAGAGGAGAAGAAAACCATATCTTTTGCAGGCTGCATCATCCAAACctatttctacttctttcttgGGACAGTGGAGTTTATCCTCTTGGCAGTGATGTCctttgaccgctatgtggccatctgtaacccCCTGCGCTACACCATCATCATGAACAGCAGGGTCTGTCTCCTGCTGGTTCTGGGCTGCTGGCTGGGGGCCTTCCTGTCAGTGCTCTGCCCAACTATTATAGTATCCAGACTGCCTTTTTGTTATAAGGAAATTAGTCACTTCTTCTGTGACATTGCCCCTCTGCTACAGGTGGCCTGCACAGATACTCATTTCCTTGAGATGATAAACTTCCTCTTATCTTGTCTCATTCTGCTGACCTCACTGGTGCTCACCACCGTGTCCTACACCTACATCATTTCT
The genomic region above belongs to Hippopotamus amphibius kiboko isolate mHipAmp2 chromosome 9, mHipAmp2.hap2, whole genome shotgun sequence and contains:
- the LOC130860961 gene encoding olfactory receptor 6M1-like; this encodes MAVRNQTVVTEFTLVSFPTVQELQILLFVVLLLIYTLTITGNIVIISLIWTDNHLQTPMYFFLSNLSFLDILFTTTIAPKLLVCLLEEKKTISFAGCIIQTYFYFFLGTVEFILLAVMSFDRYVAICNPLRYTIIMNSRVCLLLVLGCWLGAFLSVLCPTIIVSRLPFCYKEISHFFCDIAPLLQVACTDTHFLEMINFLLSCLILLTSLVLTTVSYTYIISTILRIPSAQGRQRAFSTCASHITVVSMAYGSNIFVYARPSQNHSLDLDKIAAVLITIVTPLLNPFIYSLRNEKVKEVLRKSIIRIVPPRSKGA